In Episyrphus balteatus chromosome 4, idEpiBalt1.1, whole genome shotgun sequence, the sequence tagtcatggtctatcattactccacatACTCTATTcctgtatttattaaataaaaaaagataaaaataaaaaacgatgaaaatcggttaaaaacggtcaaaaaacttgtttttaaaaaatttttttcttccgttattcagtcaaaactcactaaacgattccaattttttgcacatgtatgcataagtttgagactttttgaacttttcaaaaaaaaaaagctagaaatcaaaaattacccaaaaatacccctaaaaaacaaggtgtttttcaaaaattcatatttcgaaacacagagtgttggaaaaaaatccgtatcagacgcctaattttttttccctcatctttcacctggcatctttagaatagtgaaaaaaaaattcctttacccaaaatcatcattttgtcatagccccaacacgtatACAACGTTCAatcaaaacgttatagcttagtttcaaatttttttagaattttttcttaaatgcagttattcttaaattagtctcatctatctatagcaaaaaaatcaattttttacgactttgcgtttagattttaacccaaatttcatctatccgttttacccctgtttacccttttaaatgacggaattttaaaaaatccttcatttggattaagcttgaggttattatctttcaaataagctatagaagatttttgtatctctaatagtttatttttaattttgaattgaaattttttgccgcactgcgaaagtgcgagagtgtaacgttagaaaatggcgtcacttttttgtggtggctgccatggttcattgttttataagacgttatcacgtcaaaagaaagaattatttataataattcgACTCgagtataaataatttttttttttatgaaaagagttttttttttttaaaagttctaattttatagatttttcaaaagtctTCAAAGCGGAAGAAATAAACTCGTACAAAAAAATGGGTAAATCAGAAAATGTTGGAAATTCGTATCTTCATttactttatataaaaaaaatgacatacttaaaaaaaaaatactaaataaattttcaaaaattcaacagtttcaaaattctgagtttgaaattAGCTTAATTGTTCAATTAGGTAACCAGTTAAATGAtggaattattgaaaaaattctggTTTGAGAAAATTTGTGACTTCTCTAGCAAAAAGGTATAAGAGCATAAGTCattttttgcaacttttcaTGAGAGTGTTTTGAATGTTTGGCTTCCCATTTTAAATCAATGATTGTGTAATTTTGCTTTTACCTGTTATTCATAAACCgcttaagataaaaatacgcAAAAATGATATCAGACGGAATCGCTATGTGTAccagattttgtaaaaaaaaaaaactcaattttcagATAAGTCGACTCATGTTGTTATGCCTTTTGCACACAAATATATATCGTGTTATTGGTGTTGACAAAAATGCCCTCCTCATCAAATAGGGAAAAATAGATCCTGCCTCCAATTACCTtacttataaaaattttaaaaaacattttcacaAAAACTTAATTATGATTTAAAAACATCAGACAATTCCAAAAAGTCATTAAATTTGGACAGCAGTTCGTTTTGTTAAGGTCTCCtccaaaaaacacattttcaccaaaaatatttgtgGACTCCTTATAATCTTTTTTCCTATACAAAAtgcatcatttttttaattttcttagttcatatcataaaaaaagaacaataaataaattctcaataattaaacttaaattcaaTCTTACTAGGTACATATAAATTTACATCTTGTGCAAGTACAAGATCCAACTAGGTGTCctaattgaatattttatttctggATTGAAATTCTGAATTAGTCaaatatgtttgttttttttttttttttttttgatacatattaatttttattctccCGGTATTGAATTCTCTTCAATACCAAATTTTACAAATTctattttttcgtttaaaagAATTAAAGAATTACTTAAGCTATACAATAAATAATTTCGCTATATTCAACACTCAAATTAGAATCTATATCTAAGACCAGCATGAGCATTGTTGTCATTATACTTGAAGTTCCTTCCAGCTCCTCCATAGACTTCCAAATTTCTTGTCACTTGATGATTGTAGTCAAAGTTTGCACTTGATCCATCTCGTCGGCTGTGTTCAAAAGTACCACTCATTGAGCCTTGGGGTGATCGGGCTTTCCTTACAAGAACGAGATCATCAGCTACTGGAACTACATCTCCATAAACctattaggaaaaaaaaaatattataaaaatactaAATTAAGTTTGTAATACTACTTAAAGCACTTACCCATTCTGAATCATTAACGACAGCAGTATTTTCTTCAGGAAGAGTGAATCCTAGAGCCACAGCCAAGAGTCCAAAAAAGATCAAAGTTTTGAGTGACatattgtttaaaatattaGTAAAGTGTGTATTGTTTTTAACACAAAAGATTTCAATGCAAGACTGAATACTGTCTGAAGTACTCTCTTGCCTTTTATAGAAAGCTTAAATTGATAAGAGATGCTTTTCATCATATTTTCATATTCGTCTGTTATCTGTTTGGGGGTTTTGTTGCAGAATTTACTTTGTTTTGATGGGTGATTTCCCGCCAATTTTTGAGCTAAGAAttcattgattgattgatttagTAAGCGTTGTCACTTTTTAATATATCTATACCAACTTGGgggattttattttgttttagtattaTAACTTCCTTTCTGGAAAAATgcataatttattcataaatcaTGAAAATGGAATGaaaaactttatattttcttattcttttaaTCTCAGGTAATATACCTAAACTAATATTGTTTGTTATGATATCCACGATTTTTACATTCATAGCAGAATGAAACCGTTTTGAAATTATATTGCGCTGTCTGATTTcgcttaaaaattcaaaatcgctaaaattttaaatatatataaaaaggagaatgggcgtattggacgtttggcggccaataatgaaattggtatcaattGGTTTCGTTGTATTGCATTTGGAATGGAAGATATGGCAATATTAGTGTTGTTAATGCATCGAGCAATATGCGAATTGAAttactatttgaattaaattatgaaatatgattttatgtcattttttctatgatttaaaacctcaatcttgaatattcgaccaatggaactcaaaatataagctttttaagccaaccacttcaagattttgtttttgagttttcaaaaggaaaaaacaaataaaaaattgagaaaaaagtcttaaaatagactcgaaattgatgttttaaaaagccaatatattgggttctattggttggatatccaagataaaggtcttcaggctcagggaaaatgacagattatcatatcttgcacttaaaatacacgttcaattttaaacattgagacaatgtgcattaacttttaaatgcaaaaatgtattttatcgGTTTGTGAAGAGCGTtagaaggataaaacttctgcacaatgtatgtaagacttaactacatcaaaaaataacaaaatcgttcttggccgcggaacgtccaagttccatacaaaattgcccattctcctttgtacTTATCtcatttttttagtgtttttatttcagaatttttaatttactctattctttatttagtttttttctttctttatttaatttaaatttttgcagattttatgCAAAGCTATATCCCTTAAATATATGAATGAACAAGAATATAAAaacttctatacaaaaaaaaaataaatacattttgatagaaaaaaGGACAATTGGAaccatttttgttgttttttttttttaattttgccttaatttgcctttttattttcactgaaattcattctatcaaaaataaaaattattttttaacttaaatttgtGGGGCTAATTTACAAGAGTGTCTCACTTTAAAATCAGATGATGTCCCCTTTAAATTCCATATTCATATcataaaacaataagatttcatttcatttcaaaaagtttttttttttcttagaaaaatcttctaaaaataaaaagattcctTGTCAATTCTATATGAATACTTAGTAAaagtaaaagattttttttaagtgaatcatttaaaaataacgtGGAAAtcttttaaatgttttgtagttaaaacttaaacagattttaaaatttttgtcagacttcagctttagttgcagtttatcatattAATTTTCAATAGTAAGAAAGTCTGATGTTAAAGCATTCGCCAAGTGTCCCAAGAGTTGTAGGATCGATCGCCAATGgctgcctgttttttttttattttttttaaatttaaaaatgtcttcacataaaattaataagattttcttcttaaattaaGGGAATTCTTTTAAATAAGCACATTCAAGAAGTTAAGAAGATTTGTCTGCTAATTTAAGACGGATATcttcttggcaaaaaaccatgcagaaatctgcTTAATTTAATATAGAACTTGTTTTTAGCATGTCTGTTTTAACCGTTAGTCATCTattctatctttttttaatattaataaaactgacaacaaaatattaaaaattaaaacttttgtttaccAATAAATATGTAacagtttattttttctcaGTATTTAATTTTCTAGTGAAAGTTGAATTTCTCTATAGTTAATTTTTTCCTAAGCCAAAATTTACAAATTCGtttatagaaataaataaaaataaactttaactttaatacctataaattatttctcattataatttttacttAGTATGTATATCTCAAGCCAGCATGTGCATGATTTTCATTATATCTGAAATTCCTTCCAGCTCCTCCGaacaattccaaatttttggcgAGTTGTTGGTTATAGTATACATTTGCACTTGAGCCTTCTTCAGGAGTGTGTTCAAAAGCACCTGTCAATGTTCCCTGAGGTGATCGGGCTTTTCTAACAAGAACAACATCATCAGCTACTGGAACTACATCTCCATAAaccttttaaaagaaaatgtatcataaaaaatatttttctaaaggacTTGAACTTTTGCAAACACTTACCCATTCTGAATCATTGACAACCAGAGTATTGTCTCCAGGAAGAGTGAATCCTAGAGCTACAGCCAAAAGTCCAAAGAAGATTAAAGTTTTGAAAGACATTGTGCTTTAATATTGTATTGATATAAGCTGTGATTTGAATATACTTCAAAATATGCTAATGCAAGACTGAATACTATTTGAAACACTGTATTCCCTTTTATAGAAAGTTCTAATCAAACATAAATGCTGTtaatatttgataagaaatgtgtttttctttttacatatttttgaatctatttGGGGGTTTTGTTTCGTTCGCTAATGTGATTTCCCTTatgctttaaatttaataatttattgatCCTTTTTTaggtactttaatttttttctaaaaatagcaTAGGGGAAGTTTTTAGATTTGGCATTTAATGGTTCTTTCCCGCAAAAgaaaatacataatttattcaaatatatttataaaaattcgtTGATAGAAATATTAACATTTGTTTGTAGCTGAATAAAGTATACACTTGAGATATTAAgttttcattaataaataattttatttcaaagagtttaaatcttgaaaaagcACCTGGATTCATAGGGACACAAATTCGCTTATCTCATTCTATATGAAtaaattatgcatttttcttAGAGTAAGAAAAAATCCCCGACTATATCAAAAACCTTAACGAATACACCAAAAGAATttgtctatttaattttttaagcacGAGGGAAATCACCCTTAAGACAAAATAAATAGTGTAGCAAAACCCCCAAACTGATAAGCAAATATGATGAAAAGCATCTCTTATCAATTTAAGACTGATTGTTACTTTCCTATAAAAGACGAGATGAATATTTCAGACAGTATTCAGTCTAGCATTTGCATTCTTACAAAGCACAGCttatcaattaataaaaagcacaatgTCTTTCAAAACCTTAATCTTCTTCGGACTTTTGGCTGTAGCCCTTGGATTCACACTTCCTGAAGAAAATACTGCAGGCCTTATTGATTCAGAATGGGtaagtgtttgaaaaaaaatttaaattctgaaAAGAGAGATTTTACTTATTTTGTTCATCTTAAAGGTCTACGGGGATGTAGTTCCAGTAGCTGATGATGTTGTTCTTGTGAGGAAAGCCCGTTCACCTCAAGGCTCAATGAGTGGTACATTTGAACACAGCCGTCGAGATGGTTCAAGTGCAAATTTTGACTACAATCATCAAGTGACCAAAAATTTGGATGTTTATGCTGGTGCTGGAAGGAATTTCCGATACAATGACAACAATGCTCATGCTGGCTTGAGATATAGATTTTAAACACaagttttttgctttattttcacCAAGaatattcattatttttaactttggcAAAGGAGAGAAATTAATGCTTACAAAGGAAAAATGCgatctaaaaattaaataatatctaagaaaaataaaaattaatttattgtaaaaaaaagttttttaatttattcatttttaagctTTAGGAACAAATCCATTGTTTCTTTCAGTGTTTCCTACAACGCAAAGTGCAATTTTTTGGTCTTTAACatagtcaaaaaaatatttgggcacatttctcacatcaaataggtaccaaaaaagttatttggaaggatcatttttcattttcttggtacagtaaaacccacttaagtgcttacctcccgattagcagtgcaaaaaaaaattattaataattattaaaaaaatgcacaCAGTTCTGTTCTATAACTTTTCTCAAAGCTAGTAATTtaatctttattttgttttttgactcaagttgtttcattacgTAGTTTCttccgacttccaaaaaggaggaggtattcaattcgtctgcatttttttttttttttttttatgtttgttaccataataactttggacagagtcaatcaattttgataattctttttgtattggaaagctagtggctgcaGTGTAATcctatttcaatttcgttcagttaaagACACagaaactattaaaaaaccataaaaccccgttttgaatcatggaagtcggttttgttttttttttttgataaaaatgattatagagaaattaagttttaaagacgaaatttagaaacaaatttttttttcgttttttaatagattctgtataaaattttgaaatattatggatcttttttatcattattaaaCGACGTGGTAGTTTTAagtcaaatactaaaaaattcattctaataaatatcaaagtttattttcatttttttattttttaacttttatggtttttaaggtgaaataaaacaaatcaacttaagaTTCTTAACAGAGATTTTATGTGGACTAtattcaatcaagtaagaatttTAAGTCAAGTCAAAACATTTGAGGTGCAGTGCCCACACCAGTGGATTAacattttctaaattataaaatataaaggtcactgtggtgtatgcgtactattttttttttttttttttgataaataaaaaacaatgcttctataattttcaAACTAAAGGAAGGATAGCGAAAATACAAGGTGGGTTTTTATGGGCTTAtgttgggcaatcgaaccaggcaggtttgaaaaaaaaatagcatttatacaaaaaaaaaaaacatttattcgaAACAAATGCAAGGGAAAATAATTGTagtgaaacattttttgtacaTTGCGTCtctaattagtttttatttttgatataatgATAAATCCAAGAcaggttttaaaaacaaataattttaaatgcttttacttcAAGTTTATGATCTGGTTGAACTTTAATTTCGTTAGATCTCCACAATAGTAGGTACTCCATATTTAATGCCTAAAACTTAATTGCAATACTTTGATCTTACTTATTTTTACTAAAGACTATGTAGGTATTTTGAGCTGATCGTACTTATCAACCAACACGTGAAGTTTGAACCTTTGGCACTACATTTTGGTAAACCTAGAATAATAAGTTAACAGTACAAAATTATAAGGTTcttaaaaaattgtcaaaacaaaaaattagagaCTTACTAATTCAGGTTCTAAGTTAGCAGTATTTTTTTCAGGAACTAAATACTGTCCCAGAGCGACAGccaaaagtgcaaaaaagaacaacattttaaaatacattttgttagattcttttttttttaacttcaagtTATGAATGTTTAGGTAAGACTAAATAGTTTAGACGGTTATTGTTTGCTATTtatataatattgaaaaaaggtACAGATGCAGATTCTATATTTATGATAATGATAACTGTCGTTCTTATGCATTATACAATAGTTATTGTTATTTGTGTTATATCAATTTTATACCAGATACCAGATATTTTGTTTATTGgcaataataatgacttttaaTATTATGCCGTATTTCATGGTGCTGATtctggttttgttttgtttttttttttttttttttaagtttgattgTAAGCAAATATAGTTGAAGCTgcacaacggcgtatacaaggggggggtcacggggtcatgaccccccccctccaagaactcaaaacttaaacaagaaattgttatgTTATACTCAATTCCTTTAAGAAAgaccgttttcaaaatattgaagttttagaacatgaacgaaaatgaaaagtgaaaaaaatttttggtattcaaacaacctattttaccattttttggGGATGCGATGATATTTTTAGCGAatgctatgctggattaggattattttcattagttcgaTAATATTACAAATTGACAGACACTAAGTTGAGTtctgctgtagagttttgtgtAGATTTAAAATCCGAACAAGAATACATATttagagctttaaaaaaaaattgaattgggtatgtaaaaaaaaaatcaccattaGAGCAACTTTCCCTATAAAAATAAACGGATTAATCCTCAAGAACtcatcgattttcatacattACTCAATCTTCAATCGCGTTTTAAGGCAAACTATAATTTTAGTCCAGTGAATAGAGACATTTTACTATGaagcaaatggaaaaaatagggGCAGGCTGAAA encodes:
- the LOC129918378 gene encoding uncharacterized protein LOC129918378, giving the protein MSFKTLIFFGLLAVALGFTLPGDNTLVVNDSEWVYGDVVPVADDVVLVRKARSPQGTLTGAFEHTPEEGSSANVYYNQQLAKNLELFGGAGRNFRYNENHAHAGLRYTY
- the LOC129918377 gene encoding uncharacterized protein LOC129918377; protein product: MSLKTLIFFGLLAVALGFTLPEENTAVVNDSEWVYGDVVPVADDLVLVRKARSPQGSMSGTFEHSRRDGSSANFDYNHQVTRNLEVYGGAGRNFKYNDNNAHAGLRYRF
- the LOC129918379 gene encoding uncharacterized protein LOC129918379, translated to MSFKTLIFFGLLAVALGFTLPEENTAGLIDSEWVYGDVVPVADDVVLVRKARSPQGSMSGTFEHSRRDGSSANFDYNHQVTKNLDVYAGAGRNFRYNDNNAHAGLRYRF